The following are encoded together in the Candidatus Methylomirabilis oxygeniifera genome:
- a CDS encoding putative Tetratricopeptide TPR_2 precursor (Evidence 3 : Function proposed based on presence of conserved amino acid motif, structural feature or limited homology) — protein sequence MRFFMPRLLLVAGCATILFSVSGCAGLDLFSPKQAEVPAGSDQELMSRAEAAFALKQYDEGRKHLQRLINNFPESELVPTARLNSGRTYFDEKRFDESRAEYQRFMELFPQHEQLDEAQYYIGLSYFRQMEKVDRDQTMTNNAAREFRTLINDFRNSQFVSDAQAKLAECYRQLVQRELYVGKFYFHREAYGAAIPRFESILKEYPGSQYDDQALYYLGESLWELEQKVPAKAAFQRLIAEFPDSDMAPPAAKRIGMTLVQGPRSRKPPAGLVGGALDSMSDTLSELQDAILDSSIWQAPTTTP from the coding sequence ATGAGATTCTTTATGCCGCGCTTGCTGCTCGTGGCGGGCTGCGCGACGATCCTGTTCTCGGTCTCAGGGTGCGCGGGCCTCGATCTTTTTTCACCGAAACAGGCTGAGGTGCCTGCCGGATCTGACCAGGAGTTGATGAGCCGGGCTGAGGCGGCCTTCGCCCTGAAGCAGTATGATGAGGGGCGCAAACATCTGCAGCGCCTGATCAACAACTTTCCTGAGAGCGAACTGGTCCCGACTGCTCGTTTGAACAGCGGTCGCACCTACTTCGATGAGAAGAGGTTTGATGAGTCGCGCGCCGAGTATCAACGGTTCATGGAACTGTTTCCACAACATGAGCAGCTTGATGAAGCCCAGTATTACATCGGACTGTCTTACTTCCGCCAGATGGAGAAGGTGGACCGCGATCAGACCATGACTAATAACGCGGCGCGAGAGTTCCGGACCCTGATCAACGACTTTCGTAACTCACAGTTTGTGTCGGACGCGCAGGCCAAATTAGCGGAGTGCTATCGGCAACTGGTTCAAAGGGAGCTGTACGTCGGCAAATTTTACTTTCACCGTGAGGCGTATGGCGCCGCCATCCCGCGGTTCGAGTCGATTCTGAAGGAGTACCCCGGCTCGCAGTACGACGATCAGGCACTCTACTATCTTGGAGAGTCGCTCTGGGAACTCGAACAGAAGGTACCGGCCAAGGCGGCCTTTCAGCGCCTCATTGCAGAATTTCCCGACTCCGACATGGCGCCGCCGGCCGCGAAACGGATCGGCATGACCCTTGTCCAGGGGCCGCGCAGTCGCAAACCCCCTGCTGGTCTCGTGGGCGGCGCATTGGACTCGATGTCCGATACGCTCTCAGAGTTACAAGATGCCATCTTGGACAGTTCGATCTGGCAAGCCCCGACGACCACCCCCTAG
- the ksgA gene encoding Dimethyladenosine transferase (S-adenosylmethionine-6-N', N'-adenosyl(rRNA) dimethyltransferase) (16S rRNA dimethylase) (High level kasugamycin resistance protein ksgA) (Kasugamycin dimethyltransferase), with amino-acid sequence MHETSCSHRPPSLGHETRALLRQYHLLPKRGLGQSFLVSPTVRDLILRAADVGPQDLVVEIGPGTGVLTEGLAEQAGRLIAIERDPGLHRLLAERLGDRPTVSLICGDALEFDFVNVCGTMCPAYTRAKLVSNLPYSVATPLILQLIPLQRYFSFLLVMVQREVAQRLLASPGEEGYSALTLRCRYEADVSAVAQVPRTAFYPKPAVDSTLVRLDLLPGPKVTVHSPGLLFRIVRAAFGQRRKMLRNALLNAGIMTEPADLDRILADAGIDPKRRGETLNLDEFAQLADRLYAMGITSPRQALPGEGDVAYS; translated from the coding sequence ATGCACGAGACCAGCTGCTCACATCGACCGCCGTCTCTCGGGCATGAGACCAGGGCGCTGCTCCGGCAGTACCATCTACTGCCGAAACGAGGTCTCGGGCAAAGCTTCCTCGTCTCCCCTACCGTTCGCGACCTGATCCTTCGCGCGGCAGATGTCGGGCCACAGGACCTCGTAGTGGAGATCGGTCCCGGTACGGGAGTTCTGACCGAGGGACTGGCCGAACAAGCGGGCCGGCTGATTGCCATCGAGCGTGATCCGGGGCTCCATCGGCTGCTGGCGGAGCGCCTCGGAGATCGTCCCACGGTGTCACTGATCTGCGGTGACGCCCTCGAATTCGATTTCGTAAACGTATGTGGCACGATGTGTCCAGCGTATACACGGGCCAAGCTGGTTTCAAATCTCCCCTATTCGGTCGCCACGCCCCTGATCCTCCAGTTGATCCCACTGCAGCGGTACTTCTCCTTCCTCCTGGTGATGGTGCAACGAGAGGTGGCGCAGCGGCTTTTGGCGTCGCCAGGCGAAGAGGGGTATAGCGCCTTAACGCTCCGTTGCCGTTACGAGGCGGATGTCTCAGCGGTGGCGCAGGTCCCACGGACGGCCTTCTACCCAAAGCCCGCAGTGGACTCGACCCTCGTTCGCCTCGACCTGCTGCCTGGGCCCAAGGTGACCGTGCATTCCCCTGGCCTGCTGTTTCGCATCGTACGGGCTGCGTTCGGGCAGCGCAGGAAGATGCTGCGTAATGCGCTGTTGAACGCCGGCATCATGACGGAGCCTGCAGACCTGGACCGGATCTTAGCGGATGCGGGCATCGACCCGAAGCGCCGCGGCGAAACCCTGAACCTTGATGAATTTGCTCAACTCGCCGATCGTCTGTATGCGATGGGCATCACCTCGCCTCGACAGGCCCTCCCGGGAGAAGGAGATGTTGCGTACAGCTAA
- a CDS encoding Thiamine-monophosphate kinase: MKISAIGEFALIERIRRILPRPRDVLLGIGDDCAALRPTAGTDLLLTTDLLVEGVDFTPQTITPFRLGRKAIGVNLSDIAAMGGMPRTALVTLAISPDEEIEFVDELYRGLQEEGERFAVEVIGGDLSASSTLMIGVTLVGEVEAGKAVRRSGAKSGERIWITGRLGASAAGLTALRAGCRLQDDQVETPFEASGSLLEAIRQAIERHLCPVPRVREGRTLGQAGVASAMIDLSDGLASDLAHLCRESGVSATIREDQIPIDQAASAIARRFGQEPLTLALQGGEDFELLFTSSWDPADIVAMFPDAVTVTAVGEIQEAGVGCRLERQDGTAIALTGGYNHFRRT, translated from the coding sequence ATGAAGATTTCGGCTATCGGAGAGTTTGCCCTGATCGAACGGATCAGGCGCATCCTGCCTCGACCGCGTGATGTATTGCTTGGAATCGGGGATGACTGCGCCGCGTTGCGGCCTACAGCAGGCACAGATCTCCTGCTGACGACCGATCTGTTGGTTGAAGGCGTCGATTTCACGCCGCAGACCATCACGCCCTTTCGTCTCGGGCGTAAGGCGATAGGAGTGAATCTCAGCGACATCGCCGCCATGGGGGGTATGCCGCGCACCGCGCTTGTTACGCTGGCAATTTCACCCGATGAAGAGATTGAGTTTGTCGATGAGCTCTATCGTGGTCTCCAGGAGGAAGGCGAGCGATTCGCAGTCGAGGTCATCGGTGGCGATCTGTCCGCCTCTTCCACCCTCATGATCGGCGTGACCCTGGTGGGGGAAGTAGAGGCCGGAAAGGCCGTCAGACGTTCCGGCGCGAAATCTGGGGAACGGATTTGGATCACGGGCCGCTTGGGCGCGTCGGCGGCAGGTCTTACCGCGCTCAGGGCCGGTTGCCGCCTTCAAGACGATCAGGTCGAGACCCCCTTTGAAGCCTCCGGCTCTCTCCTGGAGGCTATCAGGCAGGCTATCGAACGACATCTCTGTCCCGTCCCAAGGGTTCGAGAGGGAAGGACCCTTGGGCAGGCCGGAGTCGCATCCGCAATGATTGACCTGAGCGATGGGCTGGCTTCGGACCTGGCGCATCTGTGCCGCGAGAGCGGAGTCTCGGCAACAATCAGAGAGGATCAGATCCCGATCGACCAGGCTGCATCAGCCATCGCCCGGCGCTTCGGCCAGGAGCCGCTTACCCTGGCGCTGCAGGGCGGAGAAGACTTCGAGCTGCTCTTCACCTCGTCGTGGGATCCTGCCGATATTGTCGCCATGTTTCCCGATGCGGTGACGGTAACCGCAGTCGGGGAGATCCAGGAAGCGGGTGTAGGATGTCGGCTCGAACGCCAAGACGGTACCGCAATAGCGCTGACCGGCGGCTACAATCATTTCCGGCGAACATAG
- a CDS encoding protein of unknown function (Evidence 5 : No homology to any previously reported sequences), which produces MHLIKEILHALWTLGSIVGAGLREVVTIMAFTEGGLMRQFRLSRRIIAFSCIVLTGLTVGSSVTLLNLVRGRYYLTRVKYLEQENRAMTSLLQEQAEQLSTLKIEMAKLKEFEESLRQVAGLSVASELQTSAPEPAGGRAPSRGRRP; this is translated from the coding sequence ATGCATCTGATAAAGGAGATATTACACGCCCTATGGACGCTGGGATCGATTGTCGGCGCCGGCCTCAGAGAGGTTGTCACGATCATGGCCTTTACCGAAGGCGGCCTCATGCGGCAGTTTCGCCTTTCGAGGCGCATCATCGCCTTCTCCTGTATTGTGCTGACGGGCCTGACCGTCGGCTCAAGCGTCACCCTGCTCAACCTGGTTCGAGGTCGGTATTACCTGACTCGCGTAAAATATTTGGAACAGGAAAATCGCGCAATGACCTCGCTCCTGCAGGAACAGGCTGAGCAACTGAGCACACTGAAGATCGAGATGGCCAAGTTGAAGGAATTTGAAGAGAGCTTGCGGCAGGTTGCCGGTCTCAGCGTTGCATCCGAGCTCCAGACAAGCGCGCCTGAACCCGCCGGTGGACGCGCGCCCTCACGAGGCCGTAGGCCGTAA
- the eno gene encoding Enolase (2-phosphoglycerate dehydratase) (2-phospho-D-glycerate hydro-lyase) (Evidence 2a : Function of homologous gene experimentally demonstrated in an other organism; PubMedId : 2841284; Product type e : enzyme) codes for MTQIARLIAREILDSRGYPTVEVDAVLEDGSIGRAAVPSGASTGRHEALELRDGDPSRYGGKGVQKAIRHIHDLIAPALVGKQVDEQAAIDRMLITLDGTDNKARLGANAMLGVSLAVAKAAAAARGVPLYRYLGGPGATTLPIPLMNILNGGAHADTNVDFQEFMIVPVGARTFAEAIRFGAETFHVLGGVLAGRGYSTTVGDEGGFAPRLRSNVEAIELILEAIAKAGYRPGSDIALALDPASSEFFDAGTYVFRKSDGSTRDAEGMIRFYSDWLRQYPIVSIEDGLAEDDWQGWKDLTAELGKKTQLVGDDLFVTSSLRLARGIDEGVANAILIKLNQIGTLTETLQAMELARSAGYQTVISHRSGETEDTTIADLTVATGAGQIKSGSLSRAERTCKYNQLLRIEEALGPDAVLAAPFAKLQ; via the coding sequence ATGACGCAGATCGCGAGACTTATCGCCAGGGAGATCCTGGATTCCCGTGGCTACCCGACTGTCGAGGTGGACGCTGTGTTGGAGGACGGCTCCATCGGTCGGGCAGCCGTCCCATCCGGCGCGTCAACCGGGCGGCACGAGGCGTTGGAGTTAAGAGATGGGGATCCGTCCCGCTACGGGGGGAAAGGGGTACAAAAGGCGATTCGCCACATCCACGACCTCATCGCTCCTGCTCTGGTGGGCAAGCAGGTAGATGAACAGGCGGCAATCGACCGGATGCTTATCACGCTTGACGGCACCGACAACAAGGCCAGGCTGGGCGCCAATGCGATGCTAGGCGTCTCGCTTGCCGTCGCAAAGGCGGCCGCAGCTGCGCGAGGTGTTCCGCTGTACCGGTATCTTGGCGGCCCCGGAGCGACGACCCTTCCGATTCCCTTAATGAATATCCTGAATGGTGGAGCGCACGCCGACACCAACGTGGACTTTCAGGAGTTTATGATCGTTCCTGTTGGGGCGCGCACCTTTGCTGAGGCCATCCGGTTCGGGGCGGAAACCTTCCACGTGCTGGGTGGTGTGCTAGCTGGGAGAGGCTATAGTACCACGGTGGGCGATGAAGGCGGTTTTGCGCCACGCCTGCGCTCGAACGTTGAAGCGATCGAATTGATCCTCGAGGCGATCGCAAAGGCCGGGTATCGGCCAGGCAGCGACATCGCGTTGGCGCTCGATCCGGCGTCGAGTGAATTCTTCGATGCGGGCACGTACGTCTTCAGGAAATCTGACGGCTCGACCCGGGACGCCGAAGGGATGATTCGTTTCTACAGCGACTGGCTCCGCCAGTATCCGATCGTCTCGATCGAGGATGGCTTGGCCGAGGATGACTGGCAAGGATGGAAGGATCTGACCGCCGAACTCGGGAAGAAAACGCAACTGGTGGGCGATGATCTCTTTGTCACGAGCAGCTTGCGGCTGGCCCGTGGGATCGATGAGGGCGTGGCCAATGCGATTTTAATTAAGCTGAACCAGATCGGGACGCTGACGGAAACGCTACAGGCCATGGAGTTGGCACGGTCTGCCGGGTACCAGACCGTGATCTCGCATCGATCGGGTGAGACCGAGGATACGACAATAGCTGACCTGACGGTGGCGACGGGCGCCGGCCAGATCAAGTCCGGCTCCCTCAGTCGGGCCGAACGGACCTGTAAGTATAACCAACTGCTTCGGATCGAGGAGGCGTTGGGGCCGGATGCGGTCCTGGCGGCTCCCTTCGCCAAGTTGCAGTAA
- the gdh gene encoding glutamate dehydrogenase (NAD(P)+) oxidoreductase protein (Evidence 2a : Function of homologous gene experimentally demonstrated in an other organism; Product type e : enzyme), whose product MTGKAQEVRYSMLEVALAQLDAVAGRLTLDSGIHKRLRQPQRSLIVSVPTRMDDGRLEVFTGFRVQHDLTLGPTKGGIRYHPGVDLDEVTALAMLMTWKCALIGLPYGGAKGGICCDATRMSQGELERMTRRYTSEILLVIGPDQDIPAPDLYTNEQIMAWVMDTYSMHRGITTPGVVTGKPLLLGGSLGRAEATGRGVYYTVKAATREYDLPLKGTRVAVQGFGNVGAIAAKLLYEEDCQVIAVSDSKGGIYNTNGLNITKVLAEDAEGGSVTQHRDGDRISNEELLELDCDILIPAATEGQITGKNADRIRARIVAEGANGPTTPEADQILAEKGTAVIPDILANAGGVAVSYFEWVQDLQQYFWHEHQINERLSEVMIAAFQRVVAMSRKEQVDLRTAALMLAVKRVADGKQLRGLYP is encoded by the coding sequence ATGACGGGAAAGGCGCAAGAAGTTCGCTATAGTATGCTGGAGGTGGCGCTGGCGCAACTGGATGCTGTCGCAGGGCGACTCACGCTCGACTCTGGCATTCACAAGCGGCTACGGCAACCCCAGCGCTCGCTCATCGTGTCGGTCCCGACCAGGATGGACGATGGACGGCTCGAAGTCTTTACCGGTTTCCGGGTGCAGCATGACCTGACCCTGGGTCCGACAAAGGGCGGGATCCGCTACCATCCGGGCGTGGATCTCGATGAGGTAACGGCCCTGGCGATGCTGATGACCTGGAAGTGTGCGCTGATCGGCCTTCCGTATGGAGGCGCGAAAGGGGGCATCTGCTGCGACGCGACTCGGATGTCGCAGGGCGAGCTTGAACGGATGACGCGCCGCTATACCTCCGAGATCCTCCTTGTCATTGGCCCGGATCAGGATATTCCGGCCCCTGATCTCTATACTAATGAGCAGATCATGGCCTGGGTGATGGATACCTACAGTATGCATCGCGGTATTACGACGCCGGGAGTGGTCACCGGCAAACCGCTGTTACTGGGGGGGTCGCTGGGCCGCGCCGAGGCTACCGGCCGTGGTGTCTACTATACCGTGAAGGCGGCGACTCGAGAATATGACCTACCGCTGAAAGGGACGCGGGTTGCTGTTCAGGGTTTCGGTAATGTCGGCGCTATTGCGGCCAAGTTGTTGTATGAGGAAGACTGCCAGGTGATCGCAGTGAGCGATAGTAAGGGCGGGATCTATAACACCAATGGACTCAATATTACGAAGGTGTTGGCGGAGGATGCTGAAGGAGGTTCCGTCACCCAGCACCGTGATGGCGATCGGATTTCCAATGAAGAACTCCTTGAGCTTGACTGTGACATTCTGATTCCGGCTGCGACCGAAGGACAGATTACCGGGAAGAACGCCGATCGTATACGGGCGCGGATCGTGGCCGAGGGGGCGAATGGGCCAACGACACCGGAGGCCGATCAGATCCTGGCGGAAAAAGGGACGGCCGTGATCCCCGACATCCTCGCCAACGCCGGCGGCGTGGCGGTCTCGTACTTCGAATGGGTGCAAGATTTGCAGCAGTATTTCTGGCACGAGCATCAGATCAATGAACGGTTATCAGAGGTGATGATCGCCGCGTTCCAGCGGGTCGTGGCGATGTCACGCAAAGAGCAGGTTGACCTTCGGACCGCCGCGCTGATGCTGGCCGTCAAAAGGGTGGCTGACGGCAAGCAACTCAGGGGGTTATATCCATGA
- a CDS encoding conserved protein of unknown function (Evidence 4 : Homologs of previously reported genes of unknown function) — protein sequence MSSNEVLLDEHFTPVGKGTLDSKKRIALTKAIEALHTVIGEDVERLRFKIACNDAGQILLSPEVTVPLHEAWLYKNKAALESVHRGLEEAGRGKARKIGSFAKHADDKID from the coding sequence ATGTCATCCAATGAAGTTTTGTTAGACGAGCATTTCACGCCCGTCGGAAAAGGTACCTTGGACAGTAAGAAGCGCATCGCCCTCACGAAGGCCATAGAAGCCCTGCACACTGTAATCGGCGAGGACGTAGAACGGCTGCGTTTTAAGATCGCTTGCAACGACGCGGGCCAGATCCTGCTCTCCCCAGAAGTCACCGTTCCACTCCATGAAGCCTGGCTTTACAAAAACAAGGCCGCACTGGAGAGCGTACACCGGGGCTTGGAAGAAGCCGGACGCGGCAAGGCACGGAAGATCGGCTCGTTTGCTAAGCACGCCGACGACAAGATCGATTAG
- a CDS encoding protein of unknown function (Evidence 5 : No homology to any previously reported sequences), giving the protein MLACGRRECECKLRQVRPLIDLVVGVLSKRADLPCLAASGFFQAPVYALQCGLVFVKPGFMEWNGDFWGEQDLARVVASDLKTQPFYVLADYSVQGFYGLREGDALLTVQGTFSDGREMLV; this is encoded by the coding sequence TTGCTTGCCTGCGGTCGGCGTGAATGTGAGTGTAAATTGAGACAAGTTCGCCCGCTAATCGATCTTGTCGTCGGCGTGCTTAGCAAACGAGCCGATCTTCCGTGCCTTGCCGCGTCCGGCTTCTTCCAAGCCCCGGTGTACGCTCTCCAGTGCGGCCTTGTTTTTGTAAAGCCAGGCTTCATGGAGTGGAACGGTGACTTCTGGGGAGAGCAGGATCTGGCCCGCGTCGTTGCAAGCGATCTTAAAACGCAGCCGTTCTACGTCCTCGCCGATTACAGTGTGCAGGGCTTCTATGGCCTTCGTGAGGGCGATGCGCTTCTTACTGTCCAAGGTACCTTTTCCGACGGGCGTGAAATGCTCGTCTAA
- a CDS encoding conserved protein of unknown function (Evidence 4 : Homologs of previously reported genes of unknown function) — protein MSQFTLTFTPTAGKQLKALERDKGLEKRLKAVQKALGLMEIDLRHPSLNTHEYKSLKGLQGEKVFATYAESKTPAAYRIFWRYGTKRGEIIVIAITSHP, from the coding sequence TTGTCTCAATTTACACTCACATTCACGCCGACCGCAGGCAAGCAACTAAAAGCGCTTGAGCGAGACAAGGGGCTTGAGAAGCGCCTGAAGGCGGTACAAAAGGCCCTCGGCCTCATGGAAATCGATCTCCGCCATCCGAGTCTTAATACTCATGAATACAAAAGCCTGAAGGGTTTGCAGGGTGAAAAGGTGTTTGCAACCTACGCAGAGAGTAAGACGCCGGCAGCCTATCGGATCTTCTGGCGCTACGGAACCAAGCGGGGTGAGATCATCGTTATCGCGATCACGTCTCACCCGTAA
- a CDS encoding protein of unknown function (Evidence 5 : No homology to any previously reported sequences): protein MERASGWGAKLGGRLIDALGGFLGLNQPILVLFL, encoded by the coding sequence GTGGAGCGAGCGTCTGGCTGGGGCGCAAAGTTAGGCGGCCGACTGATCGATGCGCTGGGCGGTTTTCTCGGTCTCAATCAGCCGATCCTGGTCCTGTTTCTGTAG
- a CDS encoding protein of unknown function (Evidence 5 : No homology to any previously reported sequences), translating to MDHSHLLHLVQERRQCLGALDVSLLGTLGATDEQHNQLTVTLHEIHAPARTEMNAQLRHPVADRLHVPHQAALQTLDARRDHPAHRRIGQTVQPCGKFGQEFYQEHR from the coding sequence TTGGATCATAGTCATCTCCTTCACTTAGTCCAAGAGCGCCGCCAATGCCTTGGCGCGCTTGATGTCAGTCTTTTGGGTACGCTTGGAGCCACCGACGAGCAACACAATCAACTGACCGTCACGCTGCACGAAATACATGCGCCAGCCCGCACCGAAATGAATGCGCAACTCCGACACCCCGTCGCCGACCGGCTCCACGTCCCCCATCAAGCCGCGCTCCAGACGCTTGATGCGCGCCGCGACCACCCCGCGCACCGACGCATCGGACAGACCGTCCAGCCATGCGGTAAATTCGGGCAGGAGTTTTATCAAGAACATAGATAG
- a CDS encoding conserved protein of unknown function (Evidence 4 : Homologs of previously reported genes of unknown function) translates to MFLIKLLPEFTAWLDGLSDASVRGVVAARIKRLERGLMGDVEPVGDGVSELRIHFGAGWRMYFVQRDGQLIVLLVGGSKRTQKTDIKRAKALAALLD, encoded by the coding sequence ATGTTCTTGATAAAACTCCTGCCCGAATTTACCGCATGGCTGGACGGTCTGTCCGATGCGTCGGTGCGCGGGGTGGTCGCGGCGCGCATCAAGCGTCTGGAGCGCGGCTTGATGGGGGACGTGGAGCCGGTCGGCGACGGGGTGTCGGAGTTGCGCATTCATTTCGGTGCGGGCTGGCGCATGTATTTCGTGCAGCGTGACGGTCAGTTGATTGTGTTGCTCGTCGGTGGCTCCAAGCGTACCCAAAAGACTGACATCAAGCGCGCCAAGGCATTGGCGGCGCTCTTGGACTAA
- a CDS encoding conserved protein of unknown function (Evidence 4 : Homologs of previously reported genes of unknown function), with protein sequence MIQRIKVADLPEFDAAPYLDSEAAIAAYLTDILEANDSALLASALGDIARARGMSEIAKASGLTREALYKALRPNAKPRYDTIAKVCAALGVRLVAQAIHA encoded by the coding sequence ATGATCCAACGTATCAAAGTAGCTGACTTACCCGAGTTTGATGCCGCGCCGTATCTCGACAGCGAGGCGGCGATTGCGGCTTACCTGACGGATATTCTGGAAGCGAACGATTCGGCTTTGCTGGCGTCGGCATTGGGAGACATCGCTCGGGCGCGTGGCATGAGCGAGATTGCCAAGGCATCCGGACTGACCCGCGAAGCTTTGTACAAGGCGCTCAGACCCAATGCGAAACCGCGCTACGACACCATCGCGAAGGTCTGTGCGGCGCTCGGGGTGCGGCTGGTGGCACAGGCGATTCATGCGTGA
- a CDS encoding protein of unknown function (Evidence 5 : No homology to any previously reported sequences) encodes MDELHAERPEDTSPQGLLFDERGLSSASLSSSRKTAAHGLPDEQYLHYRGR; translated from the coding sequence GTGGACGAGCTGCACGCCGAAAGGCCAGAGGACACGTCACCACAAGGATTGCTTTTTGACGAACGCGGGCTATCGTCTGCGTCGCTCAGTTCAAGTCGTAAGACGGCTGCACACGGCTTGCCTGATGAACAGTACCTACACTACCGGGGTCGATGA
- a CDS encoding conserved protein of unknown function (Evidence 4 : Homologs of previously reported genes of unknown function): MKTTMKPFALCIDNTDYQASLILGKVYHILPDPKAAKDDLVRIVDESGEDYLYHKGLFVFVDFPKVVKKKILALATAA, encoded by the coding sequence ATGAAAACGACGATGAAGCCGTTTGCGCTGTGTATCGATAACACAGACTATCAGGCATCACTCATCCTTGGCAAGGTCTATCATATTCTTCCGGATCCAAAAGCTGCCAAAGATGATCTTGTGCGCATCGTCGATGAGAGCGGCGAAGACTACCTCTATCACAAGGGGCTTTTTGTCTTTGTGGACTTTCCGAAAGTAGTGAAGAAGAAAATCCTCGCCCTTGCGACTGCTGCCTAA
- a CDS encoding conserved exported protein of unknown function (Evidence 4 : Homologs of previously reported genes of unknown function) yields the protein MVRFLWSERTWAIVSAVSGMVAALAATFTVYQAMTTTREDREAKRPYFTIEAPGIKPLPKSPPYRIQITMRNVGVHPATRLNGKILFVDANLATKPAYAFDFSVANDVPSGSPTPWYNDSLILPNDVPPMYVVLAASYSDTIIGKDYSQAFYMRWDGVKNGQTQPDFVHVSASERSRIEQALRTEIEGVIQRK from the coding sequence ATGGTACGGTTCCTCTGGTCGGAAAGAACCTGGGCCATCGTGAGCGCCGTGTCTGGCATGGTCGCGGCGCTCGCGGCGACGTTCACCGTCTATCAGGCCATGACAACTACGCGTGAGGACAGGGAAGCGAAGCGACCCTACTTCACGATCGAGGCGCCTGGCATCAAACCCCTGCCGAAGAGTCCACCGTACCGAATTCAAATCACAATGCGGAACGTCGGTGTCCATCCTGCAACCAGGTTGAACGGAAAGATCCTGTTCGTTGATGCGAACCTCGCTACGAAGCCGGCGTACGCTTTCGACTTTTCGGTAGCAAACGATGTACCTTCGGGATCTCCGACCCCGTGGTACAACGACTCCCTTATACTTCCAAATGACGTGCCGCCGATGTACGTCGTGCTAGCCGCTTCGTATAGCGACACCATTATCGGCAAGGACTACTCGCAGGCTTTTTATATGCGGTGGGACGGCGTCAAGAATGGTCAGACACAGCCAGATTTCGTTCATGTGTCGGCTTCCGAGCGGTCTCGCATCGAACAAGCGCTGCGAACTGAGATCGAAGGCGTCATTCAACGGAAGTGA